Genomic segment of Chlamydiota bacterium:
CCAGCTCAGGAGGGCGGCGATGAACCAGGCCCGGTTGTTCAGGTTCCGCAAATGGGCGTACCAGGCAAACGTCATGAAGATATTGGAGAGCATCAGGAGGACGACGGTCTTCACGAGCACGGACATAGTCGGATCCTTTTCGTATGCGCGGTGTAGTTGGATGCGGCGCGCGAACGGATAGTATAGGAAAAGGCGTGAAGTGTGAAAAGGGTCAGAACGGCGAGGAAGGCGCGAACGGGGGGAACGGCGCAAAGGGCGGGAAGGTGCCGAAAAATCCGGACGGCGCGAGCGGCGGCACGCCCCGCGTTCGATCGATCTCGAAACGACAAACGCCCCGGACGCGCGGCGCCCGCCCCCCGTCCCCGCTCAGTCCGTTACCGTGAGGTACTGCTCGTCCAACTCGAATGCGCTCCCCACCCCCGTCACCCGCGCGCCCTCGTCCGCAAGTCCGAGGATGACCCGGTATCGGCCCGCAACCCCGGGAGGCACCTTCATCTGGAGCAGCGTCCCGTCATACTCCCCGAACAGGAACACCTTGCGCGCGATCGGCTCCACGCCGGGCACGAGAGAGTTTCCGAACCGGATCGAGTAGACGCCCGCGGGGCCGAGCAGCACGGCGTAGGCGTCGAACTTCCATTTCAATATCGGCATTACCGCCGCCTTCACCACGAGCGTATTGCCCGCGGCAAGATCGGTGCCGTTCGTCGTGACCTGTACGAGCTTGTCCGGCACGGGCGTCGGGCCCGGCATCGGCGTGGGCGTCGGGGATCCGACGCTGTCGTCTACATGGAAGGAGTCGTGTCTGAAGTCCCTCCCCGAGAATGAATAGGTGTAACCATCGGTGGTGATCGTGATATCCCCGTTCGCCCGGTGGACGGGGTACCCTTCTCCATTCTCATAGTCGCGGGCATAGTAGATCGTCTTCACCTCGGCGTATTTCAGGTTGTCCAGCGTCTCCAGATGGGGGCTCGATGCACTGCCGCAGACGACGGCGTACTCGGGCCTGATGGCCTGGAGGTACTCGGCGCTTGAACTGCTGCGACTCCCGTGATGGCTCACCTTGAGCACATCCACGTTCACGCCGAGCGCCCGGAGCGCATCCCCCATCCACTCCTCGCGCCTGGTAGTAAGGTCGCCCGCGGTCAGGTAGTCGAACCCCCCGTAAGTGATCAGCAGGGCCATGCTCTCCCTGTTCTCGTCGCTGGTATCCTCGCACGACAGATACACCGCCTCCTCCCCGATGACCTTGCTGTTGGCGGCGACGCACTGCACGATCACGCCGTCCTTGTCGTAAAGGATATCGCCGGGCCTGGTGTTGTTCCGGTGGTGCTGTGCGCTCGATTCACAGGAACTGCCGCAATGGTCGGAGTGAAAATGCGACACGGTGGTGATGTCGCCGTTCGCGCAGTCGATCGACATCGTCGTCAAATCCGGGAAGGTGATCAGGTGCCCCTCGTTGCCCGTGCCGTAGGTGGTGATCGTCAGGCTGCCGTGCGCGCCCCGGCCGGCGTCTCCGAGATCCGCGCCGCCGCCGCCCGCGGGACAGGCCGCCAGCAGCAGGGCGGGAACGAGAACCGTACGCAGCGCCGCAACAATCGTCCGCGCAATGAAACGCCTGTGTGCATCCATCAGCTCTGGCCTCATAAAGGGTTTTGTCAATATAGCATGCCGATCGGGCCGCATCAAGCCGCCGCCCCCCCCCCGCACGGCCCTCATCGTCGTCACTATCGCATCTCATCCGCGCGGGGTTGTCTCCCAATTGTCTCCTGATTGTAAAATCGCACGGGGGGGGCGGGGGCGGGTCAAAACTCCTTGGAATCGCTCGCCGCGGAGGGGAGGCGCCGCAGGGCCCGTATCCTCTCCAGGACCGGCGGGTGGCTGTAGTCGAGGATCACCTTGAGCGGGTGGGGGGTGAGGTTCGAGAGGTTGTCCACGCTGAGCTTCTTGAGCGCCGAGATCATCGGACCGGCCCCCGCGGCGGCGGCTGCGAAGGCATCCGCCGCGTACTCGTTCCGGCGGGAGAGGGCGTTGAGGAGGGCGGAGAGAACCGTCTGCACGGGGGCGTAGAGAAAGCCGAAGAGGACGATCCCCGCGTAGGGGGAGACGCGCGCCATTCGGAACGCGTCGAAGAGGCCCCTGCGCTCCATCAGGAAGGAGAGGAGGAAGAACATCAGGCCGGTGGAGGCCGCGACGGCGAGAAACGAGACGAGGAGGTGGCGCCTCTTGTAGTGCCCGATCTCGTGCGCCAGGACCGCCACGAGTTCCGGCACGGCG
This window contains:
- a CDS encoding DMT family protein, which translates into the protein MKTVVLLMLSNIFMTFAWYAHLRNLNNRAWFIAALLSW